tgtgtgtgtgtgtgtgtgtgtgcgtgtgtgtgtgtgtgagagagagtgtttgtCTGAAGGGTAACAGGATTCTCATTCATTTAGATGAAATCTTTTGGGATCACAAGACTGCTGAaggttgtgtgtttgcgtgtgagATGAGGGCAGATAGAAATGTTTTCCTCACTTTGTGCTGTTTCATGGTTTGCAGGAATGGGAGTCAAAGAAGGCGACCTAGAGTGAACACAAACTGCGGAAGGATCCatggagagtaaaaaaaaaaaaaaacagagctgtgACATTAGGATGtgtaaaagaagaaacagatgaAGAGAACTGGCactgaggagaagaggaagatgaagaggagaaggagggagcgTGAAGAGGACAGACTGACACAATCTTCCTTCCTCTTACCTATTAAGTAAATGAGGAATATTTACAAGTGCAGGCAACATGGTGCTGTCTCAACCGCTGTAAATATGACAGACTTGACCGATGTACCAGTACAGTATTAATGTGGATCACTATGAACATGAaatctgtatgtttgtgtggattTGCATGTATGTTTACATTTGCACAGGGCTgcagaaagtgaaaatgtgattatttcatAGAAATGCATAGCAAAGGGAGAGTGTAGTTCATCAACACTGTCAGTTCAGAGTTACAGGCAAGACTTCCTACCTACACCCACTGATTTAAATCCTTATTTATAGGATGATGTTGgtgtaaaatgaaaaactaaacttaagaaattattattattaccttaacTTATCTTTACTAGCGAGAGAAGTATCCCACATCCTGTGAGGTGTATGTAAACCATTAGGAAAGCATATCAAGTATGACACTGTTCCTGAAACCAATGAGTAAATGTTTATCATTGCAATGTTCAACTATTGGTTTTTAACCAttatatgtgtattttttcatatttgccTTTTGCACTTTATCTTGTTGTATTTTGTGATTCCACAAATGTCTTAGAAATTAGCCCCACTTAGCAGAATCATTTGAGGATAAATGCCTGTGTCTCCTTTCCCTGTTCATCACAGAGATTATGAACAAAGTCACACGTTGGAGTAAAAGATTACTTTATCATGGAATTTGGTCTGTGATGGTTTCATTTTGTTCCATAGTTACATTTCTTAAATTCGCACACtggagcatttttttttgtttcagaggATAACTTCACCTTCAGAAATCAACAGCAGGAACATAACTCTGAACTACAAGCACAGCCTAGTGGCAAAATCAATTATAGCACATGTTTGAAGTTTTTTGTCTGATGTGTTCCTAGAGCTGTTTCTCAACCAATTAATGTTTCAGGTATGAGCGGCTCCTCCAGTTCCTCTCcatgcattgcattgtgggagacaATACATCCAAAATTCAAGTGCTTTTTAACATGCATACTGACTTTCTGGGTTTGTCcggtgtgaaaacattacatgctCAAGACTTGTTTAGAACTTATGAAACAACACAAGAAGGAGAACAAaataaagggtcagttcacccaaatagAAAATACAGAACGCAAACATGCTTTCTCAATTATCCCTGGTGGTACATgggcaaacacattttttattttcctaagATTTGAGATATCTGTCTCCTTCcaatacaatggaggtgaatggaatcCAATTTGTAGTGCACAGCATTAAAATAAATGGTATTTAAAATCACCAGAAACATATTTTCAGGGACTATTTCTTCACATTGCAAAACCATTGCAAATAAAACCAGAAGCATCCGTGTAGCACTAATACTAGAACTACTacgctttttttaaaaacagtttttgtaaACTAGActtaaaacatttcaacatgacattaacattaaaaaacatttaaaaaaatcaacaaaataagaCAAGAAACTCTCTTAACTTCTTTAGAAAGAGTTTATTTAGTGCATTTCTAGTTTGTCCACAGCAGGAACCAAAATATTAAGTTAATCTGTGCTCCCATTGGTTGaactggttctggttctggtccaACACCATTGGTCCACTCATGTTCTGGTGCAATACTATTGGTCCAGTAGTGTTCAGACACCCTCACATTAGTTCACTAGTGTTCTGGTATGACACTATTGGCTCACTAGTGTTCTCCTTAGGTCAGGAACACGTAAGACCAGAAAAAAAGGACCTTCGGCATGCTGCTACTGAGCAGAGGTCCACAAGCTTCCatgcaacaacaaacaaacaaacaaacaaacagcatgggacaacaacaacaaacggAAAGATAAACAACAGCATTGCTTGTAAGAAGTAAGCATGGAAGCATATACAGTAAACCTTTTTTTAACCTGCTAAAGCCCTCAGGAGGTTTGTCTGATATACAACAGATCTTAAAAAGGTAAAATCCCCCCCAgacacatgcgtgcacacactcGCTCTCACTTGCCCACGCACACATGTCCTTGACcactcacgcacgcacacacacaggcgcacctGCATGCAAACAAATGATCAGTCCTCATAAGTGTACAAGGAATACGTTCGTCATTGTTAAAAATATGACTTAACCCCATGAGCTCTGTGTAAACATAGCATACGGTAGAATAGTTAAAgactttcttccttcctttgtCAATCTGTGACTTTCCAGCaaacttgctttttcactgcagtAACTTAGTTAGTTAAAACTTGTACTCTTTGGTTCTCTGTAACAGTCTGTTTatctgactgtgactgactgaccgactctctctatccctcttttctttctctccctccctccctccctccctcgtccTCTCTGGTTATAATACAGCAGGAAGATAGTCAAAGGAAGAGGTTCACAGGTCCTGTCCCTCTGCAGACCAGAGCAGCGGAGCCAGACGGATTGATTGTCCTTGATTTATTTACatcacagtcagtcacagtggGCTCCGTTAAGTGGAAGAACACATTCCTGTCCTCCTTCACTTTCTCCTTGCCTCCTCCTACCCCTCACCAGCCTGATGTGTGGGCATATCGGCctgagatctgtgtgtgtgtctgtgtgtctgtgtttgtatgtctgtgaatgtgtgtgtgtttatatgtctgccagtatgcgtgtgtgtgtttgagatgtgAGGTGTGAGGGGTGGGGGGCTAGGATAAGTCATTGTTGCTTGGCGACTTCCCTCCGCCGTTCAGTATGGCAGAAGCACTGCGACTTTTGGTCGGCGTGCCGCTGCCTGACCGCGAGAGTTCTGTCAGGTCGTGGAGAGACGGCTCCCGATACATGGCCACTGcgtacgcacacacaaacacaaaaatcaataattaaattaCTAATAAAGTTGTTGGTCTCAGTGAATCACTCAGGTTTGGTATGCACACCCCTTCAGGCACTTCGGTACTCTCCCTGCAGACAGATAACTAAGAGGTTTGTTTATTGTCAACAGTCTAATTCATTCTGGTTTGACTTTAATGCTATGCAAATTTCAAGCTGTAATGATccataaaaaaacaagtaatAATGATCTCTAGTCTTTAATTAGCATGAAATAAACCATGAAAAATTAATAAGTTATTCtatctaaaaatataaacatcttaatttttttttttttggccacttggacGCAGTAGAAACAAACTGTTCTGCAGCATTCACATAAATCACCATTTAAGCTGCAAAGCTGTTAgaaaacagttgcctatttacacaccCAGCAGGTAGGGAGCAAtatcagcattcatttggagccgTGCTTCTGTCCATCTGATAAATGTGAGTCCAATATTCACACTCCTCCACTTGCTCTTGAGGGAAATCTGGccctttagctgctaaaagcCCCACTTTGTTTCCCAGCTAGACACTAACTGTGTCTGACTGAGCAGGAAAATGTACGGTTATGTTGGTTTTTAGAgcgttttcactgaaaacagctgtctgtcaCATACAAGCTGTCATGCAAACTATTCTTGATATGAAATACTGATTAAAGCCAGTCTccttattttttctctttcgCTCTTTTGCCATTGctctatttccattttatttgtgCTTCATTGCCTCAACACCATGTCTTTGGGATgtgctctcatgtctgtctacCACACTGTACTGGTGCCTTATAGGCCACGTCTCCCTTGGATAAAATCACAAAATCTTTTTATAATAACCTACAAaagtgtgggtgggtggggggctGTAAGTCTACCAAGCTGGACACTTTCCATATGTTTTCTGAGACTCTTTTCAGTCCATAGTCTGAGTTTTGAGCAACACGCTCTCTAAGTCATGACAAAGGCGCAATTACAGATATGAAAAAGTCATAATTCTGTACCCACAGTGGCATCTAtgtatttcttctttattttacatgtcagatcgtcttgtgtttttaaatgtttctgaataaTCAAACCTCTCTCAAAAgaaaatttcaatttgtttcCCACTGTGCATAAGACATGTTTCACAATTGCTTCTTACGTTCAGTGACAGATTCCTACATGAACAAGCTACGTTAGAATTGTGGTTATTTCATATGAGAGACCGCAGTGGTCGGGGCTCTGCTGGAAAAGGGTGATGTCATGTACAGTGTTTCCATGAACCAATCAgacaagaacaaaacaacaatcagATTCAGGTCTGACGACAGTGGTGGATTGTTCACTTCTTTAGCCAGAGAGACGTCACTATCAATCAAATCTGTTTTCTGCCAAAGTTGACACAGTTATTAACCTTAAAAGGAAACTCCATAGACTTTACACATCAttgtctgtttacaggtcttgggGAGTACAACTTATAGCTGTATAAAGTCTTTTGTGGCCCCAGACGGAGGTCCAATATCTAACAAATGgactcaagtgatgtcacttgagtcagtgttGGTTGGGGCTGAGTGAGGTTACCAGATCTGTGTAGCCCGCTCCTCATTTCTGCTTGTGGCCAAAATAGCCGCCACTGGCATAATGCACCAGAGTGCTTGAACGACTTGACAGAGAGCAAGTTGGAtcgtgggtaatgtaggcaggttttgacaaggaagaaaaatgttttaaataaaaaagctgattctgctggttctgctgcacCGATTTTGACCTTTTCAAAAAACATTGTCCATTATGAGTCTGAAAATGTTACAGGAGTTAGCTTCAACTCTGGTTAGTGCTTATGTTAGTCatgattttttaatattatagaGAAATACTCACTTTTTTAAATCAGGTTTTCAGatttaagatataaaaaaataccctgctttgaataataatttcTCTGATATGgttttttaacaaaaagaaaaactctgcacatgcatcattctgcacagtgaggttcaaacatccaagtgaagTAACAATGAGCAAACTACATTTTTAACAGGTGAACTTCAATGTTGTGGAGAAACTTTTTTAAACCAAGTTTTTTAGTGCATTAAACACACGTTTAGAGTTGttaatatgtataaatatgtatacTTTTGCAAAACAACTTTAATTTAACTTGAACCTAAACTGTCTGTTGCTGCCTGTGAGATGTTGTACTAACTGGTTCAGTGCACATCACTCTCCTATTAGCCTTACCTTTGAGTGGTTTCGGTATAAAGTGTGCAGCAGCCTTGTTCTTCTTGACGTGGTTCCCCTTCATGATTCCACCCTCCTTGTTGAGTCCCAGGTACCAGGCCCGACCTGAGACTTGCTGCCGGTACAGCATGGAGGAGTAGGTGACGTAGTAGTTCTCAAACACTGACTCCTTGAACTTACACTCCGGGGTAAAATGTTCCTGAGGAGAAAGCGTACCAGCTATTACAACAGATGACGAAAGGAAGAAGATATGAAGGTGATTTAGTGGACGGGGGCGGGGGCGTTGcccacagaggaagagcagagtcACAGAATGTCTGAGGGTTTCTAATGGAAACTCCATTAAAAAGTCGTCAATTATTCCACCATATTACCATCACTGTATTCATCCATCAGCTGGTTGGCTCTTTGAATCATTATCTCGGCCAGGCTGTAGTCGCCGAGAACAAACTGCACCAACTTAGGACAGCTGACATTTGCATTTCCTTATTCCTGCATCTCCATAGCAACCGGCTACTCCCTTGAATACCAACCAGCCCACTGAGAGAAAGATGGTGTCCAGGTTGCCGGGGGAAACGGAAagatgcaggaaaaaaaatgctctttctctgtcatcCATTAATCTTGTATGAATTTTAATTAAGTTTTGAGTATGTGTGATCTCTGTGTGATAGATTCAGTAAGAACAGGCAGacaaatgtgctgtgtgtgtgtatgtgtgtgtgtgtgtgtgtgtgtgtgtgtgtgtgtctacacatCTCTTGTGTGCCCTGCATTTAATATCaggtgagaaaatgtttttacgACTGAAGCCAAGACAACCCAAAGCACCCAGGACTGGACATGATGGGCGAGATATTGTGGAGGCATACGTGCCTGCACAGGCGCAGCAGCATGGCTGTTATTACATCGAGGAATGTGTCGTTTTTCtatttcctctttgtttgttttcatcttttggTATTGCAGCCTTGTTTGGACTGCTGGAAGAGCGTGTTATTTTTGTTGGTTCTTTCTTTGTTACTGCATCTACACCACCCACCATCACCGCTCGAGAGCAAAAGTGAGGCACTTAATGCTCTGCGCTGCAGCCAACACTGCCTTCTGACCTGTTGGAGAAAATATATGCACAGTGGGCATGTATGTGTAAATGTAGCTGggaaatcacaaaaacaaatttcaggagttgtgtgtgaatgaacacaAAGTAATCTTCCTATCAAAGAATGACTGGAAGGAAATAAACAGAAGGAGGCAGGAGGATGAGCTGGAATCAATCCTGAGAAGCCACAATATCAGTAGATAGATGAGGGAGGCTCAGACACTGCATTATAGCACCCAGTGGCAGCTGAATCACAAAGAAACACTGTGGTTAAACTATTGATGTGATGACAGGATGATAATGAGACTGGTCACATTGAAAGCTGCTGCATTATTACTCAACACGACCCAAAGAAGACATTTTAGTTTCTCATGGTCCataaatatgatgatgatgatgaaggtggtagtggtggtgtgcgtctgtgtgtgtgctgtgaccTACAGAGGTGTAGAGGAAGCCTTCGTTGTTCATTGCCAGATAAAGTTTGGTCTGGACGCCCTGGATGGCCACCACACGAAGCCCCACTGGGATCAGGTTGAACACAGCTACGtttgcacacataaacacacacacacacacaaacacacacaataaacacacacgcaccaaACAAACGAGCACTCACACAGTGAACGCAGAGgggaaacagagacaaacatccTCATCAATATCAATGTAGCATCTGGTATGATGACACCTCCATTTTGCCACAGAGAGGATATTTCACAAGGTCAGTCAGGCGCTAAGGTTACTGAATCACATTAATGATTTAGCTCCTGATAATAAGCGTGCAATGAAAAGGGTAAAAATTATCAAAAGGCACGTAGCAAAGCAGGGTTTGATATACATTTGGCAGTGCAAAGACAAGTGCCGGCAAGAAAAGCTAGAGCTATTTCTATTGTCATAGGGTTACAGCTAAGGAGCACGTACACTATCAACTAATCTGCCAACCACTAAAATGATCAATCATTTAGTCAATGAAATGTTAGACGTTTGCCAAAAAATTTCCATGTCATGCCATGTTTTGTTTGAGCAACAgccccaaacccaaagatattcaatttgcAATGACATGAatcattaaagaagctgaaatcagagaccgtttgacatttttcttaataaatgATGATCAGACCTGTTGTGGAATAATCTTCGACCAATCAACTAAGTGATCAATCAGATCCAGCTTTTGATCATGTGCAGTAAAGAGGACACTCAAGGTGCTTTGACAAAGGATGTCTGTTTCACAGTATTACAGCACAATTCATGAACATACGCAGCACGAGCAGACGGAGGATCAACTGTCGATTCAAAGCTCCGTCACATAACATTCATGGGTGAATCGAAAAATTACATCACAACACTGATACAGTCCATcgcatttttgtttttctccccagCGGTTTGCTTTCAGTAGGCACGAGCGAGAAAGTTATTTATACGTTTCCACAGTGAAAGCTCTGTAGCAGAGACATAATTATTCTGGACAGTTTGATGAGTCAGGCCCTTGTTTAATTATACTCATTTATCCAACCATGTTCTTTATAATGACTGTGGTTATATTGAGACGTGGATTACATGGATTATCCATTCAAACCCAGTCATGGTCGACTGATTTCGTGTGGGTAGGCGTTTACATGATGTATATGCCGTGTAATCATCCAATTAAAGTACACGCTTCCTTTGTAGCC
This window of the Pempheris klunzingeri isolate RE-2024b chromosome 14, fPemKlu1.hap1, whole genome shotgun sequence genome carries:
- the fgf13b gene encoding fibroblast growth factor 13b; the encoded protein is MSRAAAIASSLIRQKRQAREREKANACRGSGSPSNSKGTNEKPSKLNVFSRVKLFGSRKKRKRRRPPEPQLKGIVTRLSSRQGFQLQMQPDGTIDGTKDEDSTYAVFNLIPVGLRVVAIQGVQTKLYLAMNNEGFLYTSEHFTPECKFKESVFENYYVTYSSMLYRQQVSGRAWYLGLNKEGGIMKGNHVKKNKAAAHFIPKPLKVAMYREPSLHDLTELSRSGSGTPTKSRSASAILNGGGKSPSNNDLS